The DNA region CGATATCGCCCCAATTGGCGGTCATATTTTCAAAAAGGACGGCATTCAGGGTCTTGCCGGGCTGATGCTGCACTTTGTAAAAGAGATATCCAAGCATCAATCCTACGGCGAGAAACGCGAGGGAAACGGCCATGTACTTCATAGTCTTTTTCGCGGTCTCTACCTGGGGTTCCCGCAAAAACGGCACACCGTTGGATGTAGCCTCGATACCTGTAAATGTCCCGGCGCCCATGCTGTACGCGCGCATTATTAATATGAGCACACCGACTACACCTACCTCGGCTGTCGCGCTTCTGACATCGGCCACAGTAGCCCCGGCGACCGCTCCAAGATCCGAAGCATGGGTAATGAAACCATACACTACCGCGAAAACGTGCGTGATTATGAAAGCGAGGAAGATCGGGACAAGGGGCAGGATAGATTCTTTTACGCCCCTCATATTCAATAAGATCATCACAAACACGATCACTACGGCAAAAGCGAGCCTGTATGGGTACCATTCTCTGGGAAGAAAGCTGAAAAGCGCGTCGGCGCCGCTGGCTATCGATATCGTGATGGTAAGGACATAGTCTATGATGAGCGCGCAGCCGGAGACCATGCCTGTTGTGGGCGAAAGCAATTTGCTGGCGACGAGGTATCCGCCGCCGCCATGGGGAAAAAGTTCGATTATCTGCGAATAACTGTAGCTTATGACAAATATCGTTACCGCGGTGGCAAGAGCCACAAATATTCCCAAAAACATGTGGCTCTTCAAGGCGAGGAATGCTTCTTCGGGGCCGTAACAGCAGGAGCTTAAGCCGTCGGATCCGAGCCCCACCCATGCGAAGAAAGCGACGAGCGATATCTTATGGAAAAGGTTCGGCTCCTGGAGACTCCTCGCCTTTCCGATGAGCAGACCCTTTATCTTCTTAAATAGTGACGGTTCAGGCTGATCGTCCACGCATAACCTTCAGTCAAACACTTTAATTACACCTACGAGGTGTGATTACTTCGACCCGTCACACCTCGTAGGTCTTCACCTCGGAGATTGATTTTTTACGATTGCTGCGCTAATTCCGGAGCCGACTTTTTGCTGTGCAATATCGCCCATATGAGAGCCGCGCATAGTATCGCCACAGTGAGCCAGCCGCCGAACCCGAGCTTATTATACTGCACGACTATCGGCGCGATTATGACCGAGACGAGATTGACGACCTTTATCATGGGATTGAGCGCCGGGCCCGCGGTATCCTTCAGCGGATCGCCGACCGTGTCGCCGACTACGCCGGCTTTGTGCCGCTCCGAACCCTTGCCCGTATTATCGGTTACGCTGCTTATTTCGTCTTCTATCGTCTTCTTCGCGTTATCCCAGGCGCCTCCGGCGTTCGACATAAATACCGCCAAAAGCTGTCCGGAAAGTATTATACCTGCCAGGAAACCGCCGAGAGCCTCTACCTGCAGAACAAGCCCTACGAGGATAGGAGAAGCTATGCATATAATAGCCAGGCTCACGAGCTCTTTCTGCGCCGCGGACGTCGATATAGCCACCGCCTGCTTGTAATCGGGCTTCACCGTACCGTCCAGGACCCCGAGGCGGAATTGGCGCCTGACTTCTAAAACGATCAAAGAGGCCGCGCGGCTGACCGCCTGGATGGAGAACGAGGAGAAGAGCCACGGTATCGCGCCGCCTATCAGCATACCCACGAAGACCTGGGGAACGGAAACACGTATACCTATACTGTTAAGCTGGTCGGCCGCGGCCATGCCTAACGAAGCCTGGACCTTGCTGACGTCGACCATATATGAACCGAAGAGCGATACGGCCGCTATTACCGCCGATCCTATCGCCACGCCTTTAGTAATGGCTTTTGTGGTGTTACCCACCCCGTCGAGGTCCGCCATTATCTTACGGGCCGAGCGCGTATTTTCATCATTCTCCGCGTGCCATGCCATCTCGCCGATGCCGTTCGCGTTGTCCGCGATCGGTCCGAAGGAGTCCATGGCCACGTTGTTGCCTGTAAGCGTCAGCATACCTATGCCTGTCATGGCAACACCGTAGAGTATATAAGTGATGCGCTCGACGGCCGACACATCCGGCATCGAACCGAATATCAGTATCGAGGCGAATATCGTCGCGGCGATGACGAGTATAGACCATACGGAAGACTCGAAACCGACAGCTATGCCGGATAGTATCGTTGTGGCCGGGCCTGTGCGCGTCGATTTATTTATCTCCCGGACAGGCTTTGCTTCGGTGCCGGTAAAATATTCGGTAAGGCGGTCTATCGTTATAGCGAGCAGCACACCGATGGCAGTAGCCAGGAACGGCCTCCACCATCCGCCCGGAAGTTTATTCATATAGAAATACGCGAGCGCGCCGAATAACGCTATTGATATGCACGCCGACGTAACGAATCCTTTGAATATCGCGTGCATAGCGTTGTCGCTCTTAGCCGACTGGCTTCCCTTAACGGCGTATGTGCCTATTATGGAGCACAGGACGCCTATGCCGCGGACGAGGAGCGGATAGATTATCCATTCCAGCCTGTGCGTCAGGTGGTAGAGAGCAAGCCCCAATATCAAACCGGATACTATAGTTACTTCGTATGATTCGAATATATCGGCTGCCATACCGGCGCAATCGCCTACATTATCGCCGACGAGGTCCGCGATGACCGCCGGGTTCCTCGGATCGTCTTCAGGTATACCCGCCTCGACTTTCCCTACGAGGTCGGCGCCGACGTCGGCAGCTTTCGTGTAGATGCCGCCGCCCACCCTCATGAAGAGCGCGAGGAGCGTGCCGCCGAAACCAAAACCGAGCAGCGCGTCAGGCGCGGCTATGCCGAACGTTATAAATATGATAGTGCCGCCGAAAAGCCCGAGGCCGTCGGTCAGCATACCGGTGATCGTCCCTGTACGATAAGCTATGCGAAGCGCGTCGCCGAAAGATCTCCTCGACGCCGCGGCCACGCGCACATTGCCCTGTACGGCCATGCGCATGCCGAGCTGCCCCACGATAAGCGAAAAGATCGCGCCCATAACGAACGCGAGAGCCCGTCCTATTCCTACGATCAGGCGGACAGCGTCCTCCGAACGGCCGGCAAACCTCTGCATCGCTTCCTGGGAAGGCGGAACTATATATACGGAAAAGAAGAGCGCGAATGTGAGAAGTACTATTAACGGTAGTATGGAAAATAACTGCTTGCGCAGGTAAGCGTCCGCGCCTTCGCGTATGGCGTTCCAGACCTCCTGCATCTTAGGCGTGCCTTTATCCTCGCGCAATATCTGGCTGCGGAGGAAGAGCGCGTAGAGAAGTCCCAGAAGAGATATCCCCATAACGCTCCATATCGCAACCAGCTCAAACGTCGTGATCCCTGCTATCATTTTTGTTACTCCTTTCTGCTTCGCCCATCATCTTATTATAAGTTTGGTATAAAAAAATGTCTTCCAGCTTACCATACCCAGAAGACATTATTATATAGTATTTTGACATGATTGTAACACCAAATCGGGCTAAGGTCAATCCTTTTCATGAGGCCGCGTGACTGCCCGCGAGATAGCCCGTAGAGAACGCCTGCTGCAGGTTGTAGCCTCCGCTCGGCGCCGAGCCCTCTATAACTTCACCCGCAAAATAGAGCCCCGGCACGACCTTAGACTCCATCGTCCTAGGGTCTATATCCTTCATCGACACTCCCCCGCCAGTCACCATAGCTTCCTCTAAAGGAAGGCTGCCGGTAATAGTCAGCTTAAAGGCTTTAAGCGCGCTGATAATGGCGGCGCGCTCTTCTTTTGTTATCTGGTTCGTCCTCTTACCGTGATGTATATTCAATTGCCTTAAGAATACGTCTATCATCCTTTTAGGCAATATATCCTGCATGAGGTTCTTCATCTGGACGTTGCCTTTAACGGTGAATTTATTGACGAGCTTGGACTCTAACTGCTCATTCTTCAGGCCCGGTTTGAGGTCGATGGTCATCGGTATCTCCGGGTATTTTTCAACGGCGGACATTATTTCACCGCTTAAGTCCAGGACAAGCGGCCCGGATACGCCGAAGTGCGTGAACATCACTTCGCCTATCTCGGAGACGATCTTCTTTTTACCGACGTGGAAAGTTATGCGGACGTTCTCGAGGCCGATCCCCTGAAGATCTTTGACCCATGCCTCTTTGGCCTTAAGCGGGACGAGCGCGGGCCTGAGCGTCGCTACCGCATGCCCCGCTTTGCCGGCAAGAATAAACCCGTCCCCGGTCGAACCCGTCGCCTTATAAGACGCCCCTCCCGCGGCGACGATCACTTTCTTCACGTCGAGACGGGCGCCGCCTTCCGAGATAAGCGTAAACGCCCCTTTCCGGCCTTCGACGCTGATGATCCGCGCGCCATAGATAATTTCTACCTTATTTTCCTTGAGACAATCTTCCAGCACAGATATCACTGAACGGGCTTTGTCCGTCACGGGAAATACGCGGCCCTGCCTTTCGGCTTTCAGTTCCAAACCCCTCGAGCGGAAGAACTCCGTCAGGTCCTCGTTAGAGAACGCAAAGAACGCGGTCCTGTAGAACTCGCCCTTCGGGCCGAACTTCTCCATAAAGACGTCGATGGAAGCCGTATTTGTGATATTACATCTTCCCTTGCCGGTTATCATTATCTTGCGGCCTATCGAGTCGTTCCTCTCTACGAGACAGACGGAGGACTTTAGCGCGCCGGCCCTTATCGCCGCCATCGTTCCCGCGGCCCCGCCGCCTATAACGGCTATGTCATATATCATGGATAGATCCTTTATTAACTGACCCTTACTATTATACCTTATATCAGAACCTGAAATGGACAAATATTCTCCCGAAATTCTTGTCGTCTTTCTCTACGCGATGATAGAGCCTCTTTATCTCCGGCGAATCCAGGAACCGCAGGACGCGTTTCTTCAGTTGTCCGCTTCCTTTGCCGGGGATTATCTCAACTAACGCGATCCTCTTCTCGACGGCCTCTCTCACGACCCGGCTCAACTCCGCCTCGATCGCGCAGCCCTTATTGAATATATCATGCAGGTCCAGTTTGATCTTCGCCACAGTCCTCTCCTCCTTCGCCTATTCCCCCCTGAAGACGTTTTTTATATCCTCTGCCATATCGGAAAAACTCGGCCTTATCTTGAACATGGGCTCTTCCAGAGTGCCGACGACGTCGATATAAGTATATTTCCCTATCGCGACGGCCAGGTTCATCTTCGCGCCCGGATACATGGCCTCTTCGGCCAGTTCGGATTTGAGCGCCGCTTTTATAGACTTATCGAACCCGATCCTCCCCGCCCCGGAAAGATCGAGAAGGCCGCTCCTCAAGATGAGGTCGTTCGTGGTGAACGCTTCATCCTCGATCCTGAAGTTGCACGACCCATCGGCGAATACGATATCGCTGAAATCGCTCGTAAATATCAGCATGCCCAGGCCCTTAAAAAGATCCAGCTGCCACAGTTTCCCTTTTGCTATCGATATCTTGCCTGCGCCGCCGACGGCAGACGCATCCTTCAATGAGCCGTTAATACCGCAGTATATCTTGATATCGCCGGAAACGTCTTTGTCCTTAAAACCCATATCTTTCTTGAGCAACTCAAGCCTGACTTCTTTTATGTCAAAGTTTGCCGAATAAGGAAGGTCTTTCCGGTTCCAGTCCACTTTTGCCGCGGCCCATAGGGACCCGCCGTAAAAAGAAGAGCGCAAGGCCCTTATCTGCCCCAGGCCTTTTTCCTGGAAATAATTCATCGTAGGCCTCTCGAGTTTCAGGCCGTAAAGCGACAGGTAAGCGCTCTTC from Candidatus Omnitrophota bacterium includes:
- a CDS encoding sodium-translocating pyrophosphatase yields the protein MIAGITTFELVAIWSVMGISLLGLLYALFLRSQILREDKGTPKMQEVWNAIREGADAYLRKQLFSILPLIVLLTFALFFSVYIVPPSQEAMQRFAGRSEDAVRLIVGIGRALAFVMGAIFSLIVGQLGMRMAVQGNVRVAAASRRSFGDALRIAYRTGTITGMLTDGLGLFGGTIIFITFGIAAPDALLGFGFGGTLLALFMRVGGGIYTKAADVGADLVGKVEAGIPEDDPRNPAVIADLVGDNVGDCAGMAADIFESYEVTIVSGLILGLALYHLTHRLEWIIYPLLVRGIGVLCSIIGTYAVKGSQSAKSDNAMHAIFKGFVTSACISIALFGALAYFYMNKLPGGWWRPFLATAIGVLLAITIDRLTEYFTGTEAKPVREINKSTRTGPATTILSGIAVGFESSVWSILVIAATIFASILIFGSMPDVSAVERITYILYGVAMTGIGMLTLTGNNVAMDSFGPIADNANGIGEMAWHAENDENTRSARKIMADLDGVGNTTKAITKGVAIGSAVIAAVSLFGSYMVDVSKVQASLGMAAADQLNSIGIRVSVPQVFVGMLIGGAIPWLFSSFSIQAVSRAASLIVLEVRRQFRLGVLDGTVKPDYKQAVAISTSAAQKELVSLAIICIASPILVGLVLQVEALGGFLAGIILSGQLLAVFMSNAGGAWDNAKKTIEDEISSVTDNTGKGSERHKAGVVGDTVGDPLKDTAGPALNPMIKVVNLVSVIIAPIVVQYNKLGFGGWLTVAILCAALIWAILHSKKSAPELAQQS
- a CDS encoding NAD(P)/FAD-dependent oxidoreductase, which produces MIYDIAVIGGGAAGTMAAIRAGALKSSVCLVERNDSIGRKIMITGKGRCNITNTASIDVFMEKFGPKGEFYRTAFFAFSNEDLTEFFRSRGLELKAERQGRVFPVTDKARSVISVLEDCLKENKVEIIYGARIISVEGRKGAFTLISEGGARLDVKKVIVAAGGASYKATGSTGDGFILAGKAGHAVATLRPALVPLKAKEAWVKDLQGIGLENVRITFHVGKKKIVSEIGEVMFTHFGVSGPLVLDLSGEIMSAVEKYPEIPMTIDLKPGLKNEQLESKLVNKFTVKGNVQMKNLMQDILPKRMIDVFLRQLNIHHGKRTNQITKEERAAIISALKAFKLTITGSLPLEEAMVTGGGVSMKDIDPRTMESKVVPGLYFAGEVIEGSAPSGGYNLQQAFSTGYLAGSHAAS
- a CDS encoding Smr/MutS family protein; protein product: MAKIKLDLHDIFNKGCAIEAELSRVVREAVEKRIALVEIIPGKGSGQLKKRVLRFLDSPEIKRLYHRVEKDDKNFGRIFVHFRF